A segment of the Streptomyces sp. XD-27 genome:
GCGGGCAGCTCGGCCGCCTGCCTGGCGCCGCGCTCGTCCAGGGTGACGCCGGGTGTCCAGCCCGCGAGCACCCCGGCGGTATTGGCGGTGGACCGGCCGTGCCGGACGAGGATCAGCGTGGGCATGCCGCCACCCTACGGCCTGGCGGGAGGGTTGCGGCCGGCCGTGCCGGTGCGCGCCGCGGGCTCGCACGGCGGACGTGCGCCCCCGCCGGGTTGGCGGAAGAATACGCCGCGTGATCGTGGATTGCGCCGTCTATCAGGACGGGCGCCGTATCGAGGGGCCCGCGGACTTCTCAGCGGCCCTCGACCGGGCGCGGGCGGCCCGGAACGCCTTCTTGTGGATCGGCCTGTACGAGCCGACCGAAGAGGAGTTCGCCATGGTGAGCAGCGATTTCGGGCTGCATCCGCTGGCCGTGGAGGACGCCCTGTCCGCGCACCAGCGGCCCAAGCTGGAGGTCTACGAGGACTCGCTGTTCCTGGTGCTCAAGCCGGTCCAGTACGAGGACAAGTACAGCGCGGTCACCACGGGTGAGCTGATGGTCTTCGTCGGCGACTGCTTCGTGGTGACCGTGCGGCATGGCGAGGCCAATCCGCTGGGGGTGGTCCGGGAGCGGCTGGAGCGCACGCCGGAGGTGCTCCGGCACGGCCCCACGGCGGTGATGTACGCAGTCGCCGACGCCGTGGTGGACCACTATCTGGAGGTCGCGGACGAGCTCCACATCGACCTCGACGAGCTGGAGGCGGACGTCTTCTCTCCGGAGAGCGGCCGGTTGGCGTTCACGGCCGGGCGGATCTACTCGTTCAAGCGGCAGGTGCTGGAGTTCCGCCGGGCCGCGGGCCCGCTGGACGATCCGATGGCGCGGCTCGCCGGCGGCGGGGTGCCGTTCGTGCACGCGGGCTCGCGGCCGTTCTTCCGCGACGTCGGCGACCACCTCACGCGCGCGAACGAGCATGTGGACGGCCTGGACCGGCTGCTGTCGGATGTGCTGGCCGCGCATCTCGCGCAGGTGGGCGTGCGGCAGAACGACGACGTGCGCAAGATCTCGGCCTGGGCGGCGATGATCGCCGTACCCACGATGCTGGCGGGGATCTACGGCATGAACTTCGACCACATGCCGGAGCTGGCGCAGCCCTGGGGGTATCCGGCCGTCCTGGTCCTCATGGTCGGTTCCGTACTGCTACTGCACCGGTTCTTCAAGCGGCGCGGCTGGCTGTGACGGAGCTGAGGCCGACCGGCGGACCGCGGTCAGGCGAACTCCGGAGCCGTCGTGGCCGGGCCGCCCAGCGCGTCGAGCCGTTCCGGCATCCGCAGCGTCACCATCCGCCGCCACCCGGCGAAGCGCTCGACGGCGTACGCGGCGCGGATGCCCGCGGCGAGCACCGCCGCCTTGGCGCGCGGCCAGCCGAGGATGCGGCCCATATGGGCCATCACCGCGAGGCTGACGTCGCGGTAGACCTCGATCTCGGTCAGCGCCGCCTCGCGCAGGGTGGCCTGGATGAGCCGTCCGTGCCCGGCGGCGGCCAGGCGCAGCAGTTCCTCGTGGCAGTAGGCGAGGTGGTTGTCCTCGTCATGGGAGATCATCTTGACCGCGCGCCCGATGTCGGGATGGTTCCCGAAGTGCTTCCGCAGCAGCCGCATCTGGGCGGAGGCGCGTTCCTCGGTGACCCGGCTGTGGGCGAGGTAGATGACGATGTCGTGTTCGGTGAGCGGCTCGTCGCGGCGGAGCTTGTCGTGCGCGAGGCCGATGCCGCGCGCTTCCAGGAGCATCGTGTAGTCGGCCTCGCGCGGCACCTCGACCGGCTCCAGTGAGCGCTTGCGCAGCAGGGCGTTGAAGATCCTGCCGTGCTTGTCCTCGTCCGCCCCGTGTCGCGCGATCTTGGGCGCGAGCGCACGCTGGCTGTCCGGCACCAGGGCGGCGATCCGGCCGTTCTCCCAACCGCCCTGGGCCTCGCCGCTGGCCGCGATGGAGCAGAAGAGCTGGAACGAGTGGTCGTTGTCGAGGATCTCCTGGAAGAGACTTTTCGCCGAGAGCACCACAGCCACCTCCGTGCATGACGTTCCAGAAGAATCAGTCAAATGCCCGCATCGAGAGGCGGCAACAGGGAGGCCCGCCGGGTCGGCCGAACGGCGGATCCGGCGGGCGGGTGTGCGTAAGGCGCGGCGCGTAACCGCGGCGGGCGGGGCGGCGTTGTGCTGCGTGACGGCCGTGGCGGGGAAGACCCCCGAGCCCCCACCACGGCCGCAGAGCTTGCGCCGCGCGTCGTGCGGCGGCGGACACTCCGGCCCGTTGTTCCGCGCGCGGCGCGCCGGTCCGTTGTTCCGCGCGGCGCGGCGGTCTGTCAGGCCAGACCGGCGCGCTCCAGCGCCGCCACGCCCGCCCGCAGGCCGGCCACCCGCTCCTCCAGCGTGAAGCCCGCCGGAGTCAGGGACAGGGTGGTGACCCCCGCCTCGGCGTACGCCTGCATACGGTCGGCGACGCGCTCGACGGGGCCGAGCAGCGCGGTGGAGTCGATCAGCTCGTGCGGTACGGCGGCGGCGGCGCCGTTCTTGTCACCGGACAGGTACTTCTCCTGGATCTCGGCGGCCTCCTTCTCGTACCCCATGCGCCGCGCGAGCTGGTTGTAGAAGTTCTGCTTGGCGCTGCCCATGCCGCCCACGTAGAGCGCGGTGTACGGCCGGAACTGGTCGGCCAGGGCGCCGACGTCCTCGCCGAGCGCGAGCGGCACGGTCGGCACCACGTCGAAGCCGTCCAGGTCCTTGCCCGCCTTCGCCCGGCCGGCGCGCAGGGAGCCGAGCGTGGTCTCCTCCGCGTGCTCGGGGGCGAAGAAGAGGAGCAGCGCGCCGTCGGCGATCTCGCCGGTCTGCTCCAGGTTCTTGGGGCCCATGGCGGCGATGTACAGCGGGATGTGCTCGCGCACCGGGTGCACGGTGAGCTTGATCGGCTTGCCGGGGCCGCCGGGCAGCGGGAGGGTCCAGTGGGCGCCCTCGTGGGTCAGCCGCTCACGTGACATCGCCTTGCGGACGATCTCCACGTACTCACGGGTGCGGGCGAGCGGCTTGTCGAACTTCGTCCCGTACCAGCCCTCCGAGACCTGCGGGCCGGAGACCCCGAGGCCGAGGCGGAAGCGGCCGCCGGAGAGGGAGTCGAGGGTGGCGGCGGTCATGGCGGTCATCGCGGGGGTACGGGCCGGGATCTGGAAGATCGCGGAACCCACGTCGATCCGCTCCGTCTGGGCAGCCACCCAGGAGAGCACCGTCGCGGCGTCGGAGCCGTAGGCCTCGGCGGCCCAGCAGACCGAGTAGCCGAGCTTGTCGGCCTCGCGGGCGACCGCGAGGTTGTCCGCGTCCATCCCGGCGCCCCAGTAGCCGAGATTGATTCCGAGCTTCATGCAGCTCCCCTTACCGAGCAGTAACGTCCCTGT
Coding sequences within it:
- a CDS encoding magnesium and cobalt transport protein CorA, whose protein sequence is MRRVIVDCAVYQDGRRIEGPADFSAALDRARAARNAFLWIGLYEPTEEEFAMVSSDFGLHPLAVEDALSAHQRPKLEVYEDSLFLVLKPVQYEDKYSAVTTGELMVFVGDCFVVTVRHGEANPLGVVRERLERTPEVLRHGPTAVMYAVADAVVDHYLEVADELHIDLDELEADVFSPESGRLAFTAGRIYSFKRQVLEFRRAAGPLDDPMARLAGGGVPFVHAGSRPFFRDVGDHLTRANEHVDGLDRLLSDVLAAHLAQVGVRQNDDVRKISAWAAMIAVPTMLAGIYGMNFDHMPELAQPWGYPAVLVLMVGSVLLLHRFFKRRGWL
- a CDS encoding ferritin-like domain-containing protein — its product is MLSAKSLFQEILDNDHSFQLFCSIAASGEAQGGWENGRIAALVPDSQRALAPKIARHGADEDKHGRIFNALLRKRSLEPVEVPREADYTMLLEARGIGLAHDKLRRDEPLTEHDIVIYLAHSRVTEERASAQMRLLRKHFGNHPDIGRAVKMISHDEDNHLAYCHEELLRLAAAGHGRLIQATLREAALTEIEVYRDVSLAVMAHMGRILGWPRAKAAVLAAGIRAAYAVERFAGWRRMVTLRMPERLDALGGPATTAPEFA
- a CDS encoding LLM class F420-dependent oxidoreductase; this translates as MKLGINLGYWGAGMDADNLAVAREADKLGYSVCWAAEAYGSDAATVLSWVAAQTERIDVGSAIFQIPARTPAMTAMTAATLDSLSGGRFRLGLGVSGPQVSEGWYGTKFDKPLARTREYVEIVRKAMSRERLTHEGAHWTLPLPGGPGKPIKLTVHPVREHIPLYIAAMGPKNLEQTGEIADGALLLFFAPEHAEETTLGSLRAGRAKAGKDLDGFDVVPTVPLALGEDVGALADQFRPYTALYVGGMGSAKQNFYNQLARRMGYEKEAAEIQEKYLSGDKNGAAAAVPHELIDSTALLGPVERVADRMQAYAEAGVTTLSLTPAGFTLEERVAGLRAGVAALERAGLA